From Ignisphaera aggregans DSM 17230, the proteins below share one genomic window:
- a CDS encoding hypothetical protein (KEGG: ape:APE_0594.1 hypothetical protein~SPTR: Q9YEI4 Putative uncharacterized protein), protein MTLEILVMSIAEIVGAIAFLYIAYLFIKVYRGLRDESSFLFSVSYLFLGIAQICAFLSIIVSSHRLATTFYVATSSFAIAGFISMLGSTGYRSRLYIVPLAILLMSPDIVAGILSIAVSLRSIHITRIMMLLLSISFFFRGISIVVAPSISPIILLFAEVLRATIAIALSIYHVSRVVRI, encoded by the coding sequence GTGACTCTAGAGATATTGGTTATGTCTATAGCTGAGATTGTAGGTGCTATAGCATTTCTCTATATAGCATATCTCTTTATCAAAGTATATAGAGGATTGAGAGACGAATCATCATTTCTATTCTCAGTATCATATCTATTTCTAGGTATTGCACAGATATGTGCATTTCTATCAATTATTGTTTCAAGCCACAGACTTGCAACAACATTCTATGTAGCTACATCGTCTTTTGCTATAGCCGGGTTCATATCTATGTTGGGGTCAACAGGATATAGATCCAGACTATATATAGTCCCACTAGCTATACTGTTGATGAGCCCTGATATAGTTGCAGGAATTCTATCTATAGCTGTATCTCTAAGGAGTATACATATAACAAGGATTATGATGCTACTCCTCTCTATATCATTCTTCTTTAGAGGTATTAGCATAGTTGTAGCACCAAGTATATCGCCAATCATCTTGCTATTTGCAGAAGTTCTAAGGGCTACTATAGCTATAGCTCTATCTATATACCATGTATCAAGGGTTGTTAGGATATGA
- a CDS encoding peptidase U62 modulator of DNA gyrase (COGs: COG0312 Zn-dependent protease and their inactivated homologs~InterPro IPR002510~KEGG: smr:Smar_1492 peptidase U62, modulator of DNA gyrase~PFAM: peptidase U62 modulator of DNA gyrase~SPTR: A3DPM1 Peptidase U62, modulator of DNA gyrase~PFAM: Putative modulator of DNA gyrase): MNISIDLGKDILNIALSRGASEAIIRLQDRVYEQIVFDGGIIRSYGYSRVSGIGIRVVVDGGIGYSYTTSFDRDSIVSAIDRAISQARAMSRYGYRRILADAKGVKTRFSTEVRINPLDVDPTKKIELISKLNRDSMSREGIVSAITRYGFERDRRFIVSSYGAEAESDISIIGISHTAIARTGDAMERVYDQKTFVGGYEYIERFDWDRFVEEIDRLAISASKASTPSPGTYIAVVDNALVGLLLHEAFGHASEGDQVVSNSSVLINKIGEKVASELVTIYDDGVVEGGYPVPFDDEGIAKSRTTVVENGVLKHYLNSRYTSYELRQSVTGNARAQDITFDSIVRQTNFYLAPGDAEVEELFEDISMGIYLRGRGAMGGEVNPAMGTFTFSIGPSYIIRNGEIGEIVRGVTVSGNILEVLKEVDMVAKDLNITTSVFGGCGKEGQLARVGDGGPHIRVRKIVVGGG, from the coding sequence TTGAATATATCTATAGATCTAGGAAAAGATATACTAAATATAGCATTATCTAGAGGTGCTTCTGAAGCTATTATAAGGCTTCAGGATAGAGTATATGAGCAGATAGTATTTGATGGAGGTATCATTAGAAGCTATGGATATTCAAGAGTTAGTGGTATTGGGATAAGGGTTGTTGTCGATGGTGGTATAGGCTATAGCTATACAACATCATTTGATAGAGATAGTATTGTATCAGCTATTGATAGAGCTATTTCACAGGCTAGAGCTATGTCTAGATATGGATATAGAAGAATTTTAGCTGATGCCAAAGGTGTTAAGACTAGATTTTCTACAGAGGTTAGAATCAATCCACTAGATGTTGACCCTACTAAAAAGATTGAACTTATATCTAAGCTTAATAGAGATTCTATGTCTAGAGAAGGTATAGTCTCTGCTATTACTAGATATGGTTTTGAAAGAGATAGAAGATTTATTGTATCTAGCTATGGTGCAGAAGCAGAATCAGATATATCGATCATAGGGATATCGCATACTGCTATAGCTAGAACTGGAGATGCTATGGAGAGAGTATATGATCAAAAGACATTTGTTGGAGGATATGAATATATAGAGAGATTTGATTGGGATAGATTTGTGGAGGAGATAGACAGACTTGCAATTAGCGCATCAAAAGCATCAACACCATCTCCAGGGACATATATAGCTGTTGTAGATAATGCACTAGTAGGCCTTCTACTCCACGAGGCATTTGGACATGCATCTGAGGGTGACCAGGTTGTATCTAATTCATCTGTTCTCATCAATAAGATTGGTGAGAAGGTTGCTAGTGAGCTAGTTACTATATATGATGATGGAGTTGTTGAAGGTGGATACCCAGTTCCATTTGATGATGAAGGCATAGCTAAGAGTAGAACTACTGTTGTTGAGAATGGGGTTCTGAAGCACTATCTAAATAGTAGATATACATCATATGAACTTAGACAGAGTGTTACAGGTAATGCTAGAGCTCAGGATATAACCTTTGACTCTATTGTAAGACAGACAAACTTCTATTTAGCTCCAGGTGATGCAGAGGTTGAGGAGCTTTTTGAGGATATATCTATGGGTATATATCTAAGGGGTAGGGGTGCTATGGGTGGAGAGGTAAATCCTGCTATGGGTACATTCACCTTTAGCATAGGTCCATCCTATATAATTAGAAATGGAGAGATAGGTGAAATTGTTAGAGGTGTTACAGTAAGTGGGAATATTCTTGAGGTATTGAAAGAGGTGGATATGGTTGCAAAGGATCTTAACATTACTACTAGTGTTTTTGGTGGATGTGGTAAAGAGGGGCAGCTTGCTCGTGTTGGTGATGGAGGACCACATATAAGGGTTAGGAAAATAGTTGTTGGGGGTGGATGA
- a CDS encoding periplasmic binding protein (COGs: COG0614 ABC-type Fe3+-hydroxamate transport system periplasmic component~InterPro IPR002491~KEGG: tle:Tlet_1244 periplasmic binding protein~PFAM: periplasmic binding protein~SPTR: A8F6L9 Periplasmic binding protein~PFAM: Periplasmic binding protein): MKIVSLSPAVTETLSLLGLEDEIVGITPWCKMYLRDSNKDVVGTYLTINFDKLKRLSPDIVFIQSRVHDKFYRVLIDMGFNTYLIPLPTNIYAVISHIVLDVGAIVGRYIESRELGDRMAEEISRIRRSVDRDKPVKVYIEYLWPDKTYSTSGSLTFIDDAIRIAGGLNIYSDTPKEFFFPRDEDTVARDPQIILVNIEPPFEDLTLDEYKAIRSSLASLGAYRENRIYLVRESRNVNLTHFGPSIVSTIRYIADILRSL; the protein is encoded by the coding sequence ATGAAGATCGTGAGCCTTTCACCAGCTGTAACAGAGACTCTTTCGTTGCTAGGTCTTGAGGATGAGATTGTTGGTATAACTCCTTGGTGCAAAATGTATCTAAGGGATAGTAATAAGGATGTTGTTGGGACGTATCTAACAATAAATTTTGATAAGCTGAAGAGGCTTTCACCAGATATAGTCTTTATCCAGTCTAGAGTTCATGATAAATTCTATAGGGTTCTAATAGATATGGGCTTCAATACCTATCTCATACCTCTACCAACAAATATATATGCAGTTATATCCCATATAGTCCTAGATGTTGGGGCTATTGTTGGTAGATATATAGAGTCTAGGGAGTTGGGGGATAGGATGGCTGAGGAGATAAGTAGGATTAGGAGATCTGTGGATAGAGATAAGCCTGTGAAGGTCTATATAGAGTATCTATGGCCGGATAAAACCTATAGCACATCAGGTTCACTAACATTTATAGATGATGCTATAAGAATTGCGGGAGGGCTAAACATATATAGTGATACTCCAAAAGAGTTCTTCTTTCCAAGAGATGAGGATACTGTGGCTAGAGATCCACAGATAATTCTAGTTAATATAGAGCCTCCATTCGAAGACCTAACACTAGATGAATATAAAGCTATTAGAAGTAGTCTAGCATCCCTAGGTGCATATCGAGAGAATAGAATATATCTAGTTAGAGAGTCTAGAAATGTTAATCTAACTCATTTTGGTCCATCGATAGTATCGACAATAAGGTATATTGCTGATATCCTTAGAAGCCTATGA
- a CDS encoding periplasmic binding protein (COGs: COG0614 ABC-type Fe3+-hydroxamate transport system periplasmic component~InterPro IPR002491~KEGG: pfu:PF1774 iron III ABC transporter, ATP-binding protein~PFAM: periplasmic binding protein~SPTR: Q8U043 Iron (III) ABC transporter, ATP-binding protein~PFAM: Periplasmic binding protein) translates to MDKKTIVTIVAVVIALLMGIAIGGYVLPGREVTVTVTTPSTILQTVYTTYTTVIPTTVLYTTTVAVERSLLQTILTTSIVPTTIATTIITTVPTTKPVTETITQLQTLTTVVEKISIVDALGRSIEFEDIPKRVVSTMPSITEILFALGLGDRVVGVTTYCNYPPEVPKLVEEGKIQTVGGPWTLDLEKIVALKPDLVLLSVSPHVRLKDKFDEYGLKTVFLKSNTAQNIYEIYSDIMLVAKIFRVEDRAQSLIDEMDAKLNSITSKLVGVTKPRVLHLVGPPSWGLYSAGGNTFIGWLIETAGGVNIARQYTGWPRLDYEFILSQDPEVIVITVHDVDPNAIYNEIINTPITETSAWKNGRVYLLLGEADDVLSRPGPRIVEALDILAHIIHPEIFGEIQRADVVNIARVSATPIPTPIPFSIASDMAVAEV, encoded by the coding sequence ATGGATAAGAAGACAATTGTAACAATTGTAGCTGTGGTCATAGCTCTCCTAATGGGTATAGCTATAGGTGGATATGTATTACCTGGAAGGGAGGTAACTGTAACAGTCACAACCCCATCGACAATACTTCAAACAGTATATACTACTTATACCACGGTTATACCGACAACAGTATTATATACTACAACTGTTGCAGTTGAGAGATCATTGCTACAAACTATTCTTACAACATCTATTGTACCTACAACAATAGCAACAACTATCATAACAACAGTGCCTACAACAAAACCTGTTACTGAGACTATCACACAGCTACAAACTCTGACAACTGTTGTTGAGAAGATATCTATAGTTGATGCTCTTGGAAGATCTATAGAATTTGAGGATATTCCAAAGAGAGTTGTATCAACAATGCCTAGTATTACAGAGATACTATTTGCTCTAGGTCTTGGCGATAGGGTTGTAGGTGTTACTACATATTGTAACTATCCACCAGAGGTTCCAAAACTTGTTGAGGAGGGTAAGATACAGACTGTTGGAGGTCCATGGACACTCGATCTAGAGAAGATAGTAGCTCTAAAACCAGATCTAGTACTGCTATCGGTATCCCCCCATGTTAGACTTAAGGATAAGTTTGATGAGTATGGACTTAAAACAGTATTTCTAAAGAGTAACACTGCTCAGAATATCTATGAGATTTATAGTGATATAATGCTTGTTGCAAAAATATTTAGGGTTGAGGATAGAGCTCAGAGTCTTATAGATGAGATGGATGCAAAACTAAATAGTATAACCTCCAAGTTGGTAGGTGTTACAAAGCCAAGGGTTCTACATCTCGTAGGACCACCTTCATGGGGTCTCTATAGTGCTGGTGGAAATACATTTATTGGATGGCTTATAGAGACTGCTGGTGGTGTCAATATAGCTAGACAGTATACTGGATGGCCACGGCTAGACTATGAATTTATATTGTCACAGGATCCTGAGGTAATTGTAATAACTGTTCATGATGTAGATCCAAATGCTATATATAACGAGATAATCAATACACCGATTACTGAAACAAGTGCTTGGAAGAATGGCAGAGTATATCTGCTATTGGGAGAGGCAGACGATGTTTTATCTAGACCTGGTCCAAGGATTGTAGAGGCTTTGGATATCTTGGCTCATATAATTCATCCAGAGATATTTGGAGAGATTCAGAGAGCTGATGTTGTTAATATAGCTAGGGTATCTGCTACACCTATACCTACACCTATACCGTTCTCTATAGCTAGTGACATGGCTGTAGCAGAGGTATAG
- a CDS encoding major facilitator superfamily MFS_1 (InterPro IPR011701~KEGG: stl:stu0622 drug:H+ antiporter-1 (DHA1) family protein~PFAM: major facilitator superfamily MFS_1~SPTR: Q5M574 Drug:H+ antiporter-1 (DHA1) family protein~PFAM: Major Facilitator Superfamily), whose protein sequence is MSAERPMFTLYVALLLTFVLTFLYSSWSPYISLVVVKFKGVDVGGLAAILTAMNLGLTVGPVFSAILSRRAGLRIALPILLVLKSFSILGWIATKRLEILIALGLLFTVSASGIVTILTYVASRLGSRHGKAFGLFYSARSAAFALGPLFGGVVLYYHGYKTLAMVVGVLVTCCAFAMAALRILGEDSKIPVRSSAQSLFRGLRGLLHLRAARALVVTSTLINFSSAVAQGYRSVYAYEYLKMSEVLLGVMYSFDDFLKIFLNPFIGVFVDRFGYVRSYLAGVVFSSMVAILWPFSPSPLIAVVLYTMISIFASLYIVAESSVVAALVPEESRLEVYAVISSLSEVFSVVAPTVGVALWELSPRTVFVFEGLLGICASIILYTSIMLRTNQIENQNRYAEPK, encoded by the coding sequence ATGAGTGCCGAGAGACCTATGTTTACTCTGTACGTAGCGCTATTGCTGACGTTTGTACTGACATTCCTGTATAGCTCTTGGTCGCCATATATATCCCTAGTCGTTGTCAAGTTCAAGGGTGTAGATGTTGGCGGTTTAGCCGCAATACTGACAGCGATGAATCTAGGGCTCACCGTTGGCCCTGTGTTCTCGGCGATCTTGTCAAGGAGGGCCGGTTTACGCATCGCTCTACCCATTCTGCTAGTTCTGAAGAGCTTCTCCATCCTCGGCTGGATCGCAACTAAACGTCTAGAAATTCTCATAGCTCTCGGACTACTGTTTACAGTCTCGGCTTCAGGCATAGTGACGATCCTCACATACGTAGCATCACGCCTGGGGTCTAGACATGGCAAGGCCTTCGGCTTATTCTACTCAGCAAGATCCGCAGCATTTGCTTTGGGCCCACTCTTTGGTGGAGTAGTGCTCTACTACCATGGCTACAAGACGCTTGCAATGGTTGTCGGAGTCTTAGTGACGTGCTGTGCCTTTGCTATGGCTGCTCTAAGAATTCTTGGTGAGGATTCGAAGATCCCAGTCAGGAGCTCTGCACAGAGCTTATTCAGAGGTTTGAGGGGGCTACTGCATCTAAGGGCTGCTAGGGCTCTCGTCGTCACCTCTACGCTGATCAACTTCTCCAGCGCTGTTGCACAAGGGTATAGATCTGTCTATGCCTACGAATACCTGAAGATGAGTGAAGTGCTTCTGGGGGTCATGTACTCATTCGACGACTTTCTGAAGATCTTCCTGAACCCCTTCATAGGGGTCTTCGTGGATAGGTTCGGTTACGTCAGATCCTACCTCGCTGGAGTAGTGTTTTCATCGATGGTGGCAATTCTATGGCCCTTCTCACCAAGTCCACTCATAGCAGTGGTGCTCTACACGATGATAAGCATATTCGCATCACTATACATTGTAGCAGAGAGTAGCGTTGTTGCAGCACTCGTACCCGAGGAATCGAGACTAGAAGTATATGCAGTAATTTCGTCGCTTAGCGAGGTATTCTCAGTAGTAGCTCCCACAGTGGGTGTAGCACTATGGGAGCTAAGCCCTCGGACAGTCTTCGTCTTTGAGGGATTGCTTGGCATATGTGCTTCAATCATCCTTTACACATCTATAATGCTGAGAACCAATCAGATAGAGAATCAGAACAGATATGCAGAGCCAAAGTGA
- a CDS encoding Pyrroline-5-carboxylate reductase (COGs: COG0345 Pyrroline-5-carboxylate reductase~InterPro IPR004455:IPR006115~KEGG: ton:TON_0888 pyrroline-5-carboxylate reductase~PFAM: NADP oxidoreductase coenzyme F420-dependent; 6-phosphogluconate dehydrogenase NAD-binding~PRIAM: Pyrroline-5-carboxylate reductase~SPTR: B6YWB3 Pyrroline-5-carboxylate reductase; (P5CR)~PFAM: NADP oxidoreductase coenzyme F420-dependent~TIGRFAM: pyrroline-5-carboxylate reductase), translating into MDMDIGVIGIGRMGRAIIKGFISGGIDPKKIYVYDVSPMAIESIRGMGVNICSSNIEVVRSSNLVILAVKPSQVRGVAEDISRYVDGKIVISIAAFIQLKMLEKILSGARIYRVMPNIGVEVNTGFIAITPPSAMDSNIDRLFRLLGEVVWVDEDVLDLLTLMSASTPALIAEIADALILASLKAGIPYDIAKKATAHVLQGVGKLLLYRDTSSIRDSVITPRGTTIELIERIYTEEAKSRLLSALIKTIEKYLELLEKYKSGS; encoded by the coding sequence ATGGATATGGATATTGGTGTTATTGGTATTGGGAGAATGGGTAGAGCTATTATCAAAGGGTTTATCTCTGGTGGTATAGATCCAAAGAAGATCTATGTATATGATGTTTCACCCATGGCTATAGAGAGTATTAGGGGTATGGGTGTCAATATATGTAGTAGTAATATCGAGGTTGTAAGGAGTTCTAATCTAGTGATTCTAGCTGTAAAACCTTCTCAGGTGAGAGGGGTTGCTGAAGATATATCGCGATATGTAGATGGGAAGATAGTTATATCTATAGCAGCATTCATACAGCTAAAAATGTTGGAGAAGATTCTCAGTGGTGCAAGAATCTATAGAGTTATGCCAAATATAGGTGTAGAGGTTAACACAGGTTTTATAGCAATAACACCTCCATCAGCTATGGATAGCAATATAGATAGACTTTTTAGACTTCTTGGAGAAGTTGTATGGGTCGATGAAGATGTTCTAGATCTCCTCACACTAATGTCAGCATCAACACCAGCTCTAATAGCTGAAATCGCCGATGCACTAATTCTCGCATCTCTAAAAGCAGGAATACCATATGATATCGCCAAGAAAGCTACAGCACATGTTTTACAAGGCGTTGGAAAACTACTCCTATACAGAGATACAAGTAGCATCAGAGACAGCGTTATAACACCTAGGGGTACAACCATAGAACTTATAGAGAGGATATATACAGAGGAAGCAAAGTCAAGACTCCTATCAGCACTTATAAAAACCATAGAAAAATATCTAGAGCTTCTAGAAAAATATAAAAGCGGATCATAG
- a CDS encoding GTP cyclohydrolase subunit MoaC (COGs: COG0315 Molybdenum cofactor biosynthesis enzyme~InterPro IPR002820~KEGG: iho:Igni_1202 molybdenum cofactor biosynthesis protein C~PFAM: molybdopterin cofactor biosynthesis MoaC region~SPTR: A8ABS6 Molybdenum cofactor biosynthesis protein C~TIGRFAM: molybdenum cofactor biosynthesis protein C~PFAM: MoaC family~TIGRFAM: molybdenum cofactor biosynthesis protein MoaC), with product MAIKMIDITDKDNIYREAIARGCIRLRKETIERVIRGEVEKGDVFSATKIVAIQGAKQTSMLLPFCHPIKITYVEPRISIEGDRICVEVLVKAYERTGVEMEALTGVAIALLNIWDMVKKYEKDEEGQYPYTVIEDIRVVKKVKKLDEAINT from the coding sequence ATGGCCATAAAGATGATTGATATTACAGATAAGGATAATATCTATAGAGAGGCTATAGCAAGGGGATGTATAAGGCTTAGGAAGGAGACTATTGAGAGGGTTATTAGGGGTGAGGTTGAGAAGGGAGATGTTTTCTCAGCAACAAAGATTGTAGCTATACAGGGAGCTAAACAAACATCTATGCTCCTACCATTCTGCCACCCAATAAAGATTACATATGTAGAACCAAGAATATCTATAGAGGGTGATAGGATATGTGTAGAGGTTCTTGTAAAGGCATATGAGAGAACAGGTGTTGAGATGGAGGCACTTACAGGGGTTGCAATAGCACTTCTAAATATATGGGATATGGTGAAGAAGTATGAGAAGGATGAGGAGGGGCAGTATCCATATACAGTAATTGAGGATATAAGAGTTGTAAAGAAGGTGAAGAAATTAGATGAAGCTATCAACACATAA
- a CDS encoding membrane-bound metal-dependent hydrolase (InterPro IPR007404~KEGG: cma:Cmaq_1802 hypothetical protein~PFAM: membrane-bound metal-dependent hydrolase~PFAM: Predicted membrane-bound metal-dependent hydrolase (DUF457)), which translates to MKLSTHNISGTAIAFTILMKTIGRDSLGNTLTMFLTALILSIIINTAIDFLYGHRGGRRTPWTHSIIGATIISIAISIAITIAIESIGIGLEPETHLVIATTCFSIALLHIALDMLTAGGVYLFWPFNKKRYSLLKIPYNDKTINILITLLSTTIILYLLIP; encoded by the coding sequence ATGAAGCTATCAACACATAATATATCTGGGACAGCTATAGCATTCACAATACTTATGAAGACAATAGGTAGAGACAGCCTAGGCAACACACTTACAATGTTTCTCACAGCACTAATACTATCGATAATCATTAACACAGCTATAGATTTTCTCTATGGGCATAGAGGTGGTAGGAGAACCCCATGGACACACTCAATAATTGGAGCAACAATAATATCGATAGCAATATCAATAGCAATTACAATAGCCATAGAATCCATAGGAATAGGACTAGAGCCAGAGACACACCTAGTCATAGCAACAACATGTTTCTCAATAGCATTGTTACACATAGCACTAGACATGCTGACAGCAGGAGGAGTATATCTATTCTGGCCATTCAACAAAAAGAGATATTCACTACTAAAAATACCATACAACGACAAAACAATAAACATACTCATCACACTTCTATCAACAACCATAATACTCTATCTACTAATACCCTAA
- a CDS encoding conserved hypothetical protein (COGs: COG3432 transcriptional regulator protein~KEGG: ape:APE_0594a.1 hypothetical protein~SPTR: Q9YEI3 Putative uncharacterized protein): MNRKRNKLLIVMDILETLSRESIAPTRLAIHVNMPYDRLINILRELESKGLIKIVDGSHSRSVVLTDKGLKLLEELRRIKNILSEYGLL, translated from the coding sequence ATGAATAGAAAGAGGAATAAGCTTCTAATAGTTATGGATATACTGGAAACATTATCTAGAGAGTCTATAGCTCCAACAAGACTTGCAATACATGTTAATATGCCCTATGACAGACTCATCAATATTCTTAGAGAGCTTGAGTCTAAGGGACTTATAAAAATTGTTGATGGGAGTCATAGCAGAAGTGTTGTATTAACTGATAAGGGTTTAAAGCTTTTAGAGGAGTTGAGGAGGATAAAAAATATTTTGAGTGAATATGGACTTCTCTAA
- a CDS encoding conserved hypothetical protein (COGs: COG4900 metallopeptidase~InterPro IPR006025~KEGG: smr:Smar_0469 hypothetical protein~SPTR: A3DLR8 Putative uncharacterized protein): protein MPIYSEDHEAREMAIDIIRTLNDYFSHIDIDRVFFVRTRKSRSRAIARIHSLSTIWRYVLNEKPMYIIEVIDENFSSLDHEDKIKVLIHELLHIPKKFSGGLRPHGRYVNRYIVEKLYRIYSERRL from the coding sequence ATGCCTATATATAGTGAAGATCATGAGGCGAGGGAGATGGCTATAGACATTATTAGAACTCTAAACGACTATTTTAGCCATATAGATATAGATAGAGTATTCTTTGTAAGAACTAGGAAGAGTAGGAGTAGGGCTATAGCAAGAATACATTCACTCTCAACCATATGGAGATATGTATTGAATGAAAAGCCTATGTATATAATCGAGGTTATAGATGAAAACTTTTCCTCTCTAGATCACGAGGATAAGATTAAGGTATTGATACACGAGCTTCTACATATACCAAAGAAGTTCTCCGGTGGTCTAAGACCCCATGGGAGATATGTGAATAGATATATTGTTGAGAAGCTATATAGGATATATAGTGAAAGAAGGTTATAG
- a CDS encoding conserved hypothetical protein (COGs: COG1549 Queuine tRNA-ribosyltransferase contain PUA domain~KEGG: sso:SSO2201 hypothetical protein~SPTR: Q97WL5 Putative uncharacterized protein) has product MCWELLYIDFVYSYGDESYIKSFIDIPPGEIVLRNTDELNLFRHPHIELWHRFLRDVFNPMICLREKALILPCSGIKPYRLSVTHRVAESIIDRYGLRDSIQVYILSEPMIIVPRELDIYYPFANYDYPPRELDGFYRDMFIDLLSIVIPRLRHYKKIVAILPKHHKNILLRSIERAGVELDIEIVDYGRKAFESIRKGIELLI; this is encoded by the coding sequence ATGTGCTGGGAATTGCTATATATAGATTTTGTTTATAGCTATGGCGATGAAAGCTATATAAAATCGTTTATAGATATCCCCCCAGGTGAGATAGTTCTTAGAAATACAGATGAGCTAAACCTCTTTAGACATCCACATATAGAGCTGTGGCACAGATTTCTTAGAGATGTTTTCAATCCTATGATTTGTTTGAGAGAAAAAGCATTGATACTTCCATGTTCAGGTATAAAACCATATAGATTATCTGTTACTCATAGGGTTGCCGAATCTATAATAGATAGATATGGTCTTAGAGACTCTATACAGGTATACATATTGTCAGAGCCTATGATAATTGTGCCTAGAGAGCTAGATATATACTATCCATTTGCAAACTATGACTATCCACCAAGAGAATTAGATGGATTTTATAGGGATATGTTTATAGATCTTCTATCAATTGTAATACCAAGGCTTAGACACTATAAGAAGATTGTAGCTATCCTACCGAAGCACCATAAGAATATTCTGCTTAGAAGTATTGAGAGAGCTGGTGTAGAGCTAGATATAGAGATTGTTGACTATGGTAGAAAGGCATTTGAGTCTATTAGAAAGGGAATAGAGTTATTAATCTAG